A genomic stretch from Shewanella woodyi ATCC 51908 includes:
- a CDS encoding lipoprotein-releasing ABC transporter permease subunit, whose translation MNFALSAHIGFRYWRARKANAFASFITFFAVSGILLGVAALIIVSSVMNGLEGQLKQRILGAVPQLTVNSEQALTHWHANVAELKTLPGVLAATPSIATQAMVQSPSNISAIQVYGIYPEYEKVLEGKMQGVLNAHFSQLIPGKYRIILGSELARRLDVSIGEKVRVLSAEGVVYSPFGPVPSQRKFVVAGIFEMGSQVDASLAYVHYEDAQRLMRQPPGEIKHLRLYLADPFNAESLSSEVTNLFKRQGIEVTTSDWRDTYGHLFSAVKMEKNMMSLMLSLIIAVAAFNIVSALVMMVVDKTTDVAVLKTQGLSTANVMGIFIFQGSLNAIIGLVLGLIIGVGLTLNLNTMMNSVGISILGAGQSLPVQIEWSQMSWIVIGTLVITFCATLYPAFRAAKVQPATALRYE comes from the coding sequence ATGAATTTTGCGTTATCTGCACATATTGGCTTTCGTTATTGGCGTGCAAGAAAGGCCAATGCGTTCGCTTCATTTATCACTTTTTTTGCGGTTTCCGGTATTTTGCTTGGAGTTGCAGCGCTCATTATTGTCAGCTCGGTTATGAATGGTCTAGAGGGACAATTAAAGCAGCGTATTCTTGGGGCAGTGCCTCAATTGACGGTCAACAGTGAACAAGCTCTCACTCATTGGCATGCTAATGTGGCAGAGCTTAAAACGTTACCAGGTGTTTTGGCTGCCACTCCCAGTATTGCCACGCAAGCTATGGTCCAGTCACCCTCTAATATTAGTGCCATTCAAGTGTATGGTATCTACCCTGAATATGAAAAAGTGCTCGAAGGTAAGATGCAAGGTGTGTTAAATGCGCATTTTAGTCAGCTTATACCAGGAAAATATCGGATCATACTCGGCTCTGAGCTTGCCAGACGTTTAGATGTGTCCATTGGCGAGAAGGTGAGAGTGCTCAGCGCAGAAGGTGTGGTTTACTCCCCTTTTGGACCCGTGCCTAGCCAGCGTAAATTTGTGGTTGCAGGTATCTTTGAGATGGGCTCCCAAGTTGATGCAAGCTTGGCCTATGTTCATTATGAGGACGCGCAGCGGTTAATGCGGCAACCTCCTGGAGAGATAAAACATCTGAGGCTATATCTAGCAGATCCCTTTAATGCAGAGAGTTTAAGTAGTGAAGTAACGAACCTGTTTAAGAGACAAGGTATTGAAGTCACCACCTCTGACTGGCGAGACACATATGGTCATCTGTTTAGCGCTGTGAAGATGGAAAAGAATATGATGTCTTTGATGTTAAGTCTGATTATTGCCGTTGCCGCGTTTAATATTGTCTCTGCACTGGTGATGATGGTGGTAGACAAAACAACGGACGTTGCAGTATTGAAAACTCAGGGGCTGAGCACAGCGAATGTGATGGGGATATTTATCTTTCAGGGATCGCTCAATGCCATTATTGGTCTGGTGCTAGGGCTTATTATCGGTGTTGGGTTAACGCTTAATTTAAATACCATGATGAATTCGGTTGGGATCTCTATCTTAGGGGCGGGTCAATCACTGCCTGTGCAAATTGAGTGGAGCCAGATGAGCTGGATAGTCATTGGTACTTTAGTTATTACCTTCTGTGCCACGCTATATCCAGCATTTAGAGCGGCTAAAGTACAACCTGCGACAGCGTTGAGATATGAGTAA
- the lolD gene encoding lipoprotein-releasing ABC transporter ATP-binding protein LolD — MPELLLEVKSVSKRFQEGTVDTQVLTSVDLQVFKGEQLAIIGTSGSGKSTLLHIMGTLDKPSSGHVFMLGEDLYGLSPRRQSEVRNQDLGFIYQFHHLLPEFSALENVAMPALIQGRNRKEVEVEAKALLERVGLGHRFDHTPGEMSGGERQRTAIARALINKPKLVLADEPTGNLDATSGEAVYELIRELANQLGTAFVVVTHDAKLAARMDRQLKMKDGHLQSEQLTDVEGKAS, encoded by the coding sequence ATGCCAGAGTTATTGTTAGAAGTGAAGAGTGTCAGTAAACGTTTTCAAGAGGGGACGGTGGATACTCAAGTGCTTACAAGTGTGGATCTACAGGTATTTAAAGGTGAGCAATTAGCCATTATCGGTACCTCAGGCTCAGGTAAAAGTACTTTATTGCATATCATGGGGACACTCGATAAGCCAAGCAGTGGCCATGTCTTTATGTTAGGGGAAGACCTATATGGTTTGTCGCCGCGTCGCCAATCTGAGGTGAGAAATCAGGACTTAGGCTTTATCTATCAATTTCACCATCTATTGCCAGAGTTTAGTGCGCTTGAAAATGTTGCCATGCCGGCCCTTATTCAGGGAAGAAATCGTAAAGAGGTTGAAGTTGAGGCTAAGGCATTATTGGAGCGAGTAGGTCTTGGGCATAGATTTGATCATACCCCAGGTGAGATGTCAGGTGGAGAGCGTCAGCGTACTGCGATAGCCAGAGCGTTAATTAATAAGCCTAAGCTAGTCTTAGCAGATGAGCCAACGGGTAACTTAGATGCTACGAGTGGCGAGGCTGTGTATGAGCTGATCCGTGAGCTTGCAAACCAGTTAGGCACGGCATTTGTGGTTGTAACCCATGACGCCAAATTAGCAGCAAGAATGGACAGGCAGCTGAAGATGAAAGATGGCCACCTTCAGAGTGAACAGCTTACAGATGTTGAAGGAAAGGCTTCATGA
- the lolE gene encoding lipoprotein-releasing ABC transporter permease subunit LolE, protein MNPFLSIWVGWRFYMARQSNSLISFISFASTAGIALGVAVLIVVLSAMNGFESELENRMLGVVSHGELSGVNQPVNNWPAIVEDAKKVPGIVASAPFIRLQGLVQKPGGFQGLTILGVDTQYEQKVSNIAQFMPAETWEKLAETDKNNIVLGRGLAKSLGLNLGDSLSMYMPNVNADPTVKRIGSAKSYRFTVAGIFELGGELDLSTAYVPMQYAASILAMGEQVSGIRIKADKVFEAPRLIRELGFSQDQYLYITDWTRTQGHLYQDIQLVRSVMYLVLALVIAVACFNIVSTLVMAVRDKQSEIAILLTMGMKRSAIMTIFIVQGALNGVLGCLLGGLFGVLIAENLSWIAKAIEGALGVKLLSADIYFIDFLPSELHLVDVGVVLLLALVMSLIATLYPAWKASQTPPASALAGR, encoded by the coding sequence ATGAACCCATTTTTATCAATATGGGTTGGTTGGCGTTTCTACATGGCACGCCAATCTAATAGCCTGATTAGTTTTATCTCATTTGCATCGACCGCAGGTATCGCCTTAGGTGTCGCGGTATTAATTGTTGTGCTCTCAGCCATGAATGGTTTTGAGAGTGAATTAGAAAATAGGATGTTGGGTGTTGTCTCCCATGGAGAGTTGAGCGGAGTTAATCAACCTGTTAATAACTGGCCCGCAATTGTTGAGGACGCCAAGAAGGTGCCGGGGATAGTGGCATCAGCTCCCTTTATTCGTTTACAGGGACTCGTACAAAAGCCTGGCGGATTTCAAGGACTGACCATTTTAGGAGTTGATACTCAATATGAGCAGAAGGTCTCCAATATTGCCCAATTTATGCCAGCAGAAACCTGGGAAAAGCTAGCTGAGACTGATAAAAATAACATAGTGTTAGGTAGAGGTTTGGCAAAAAGTTTAGGCTTAAACCTAGGTGACTCATTAAGCATGTATATGCCTAATGTCAACGCCGATCCTACCGTGAAGCGTATTGGCTCTGCAAAAAGTTATCGTTTCACTGTGGCAGGGATATTTGAGCTCGGAGGAGAGCTGGATCTCTCTACTGCCTATGTGCCGATGCAGTATGCGGCATCTATTTTAGCTATGGGTGAGCAGGTATCGGGTATTAGAATTAAAGCGGATAAAGTATTTGAGGCGCCGCGGCTTATTCGTGAACTGGGCTTTAGCCAAGATCAATACCTGTACATCACTGACTGGACTCGTACTCAGGGGCATCTTTACCAAGATATACAACTTGTTCGCAGTGTGATGTATCTAGTACTGGCTTTGGTGATAGCCGTGGCTTGTTTTAATATTGTCTCGACGTTAGTGATGGCCGTACGGGATAAACAATCTGAGATCGCAATTTTGCTGACTATGGGGATGAAGCGCAGTGCGATTATGACAATCTTTATTGTACAAGGTGCCCTTAATGGAGTGCTGGGCTGTCTGCTTGGAGGCTTGTTTGGTGTGCTTATCGCGGAAAACCTAAGTTGGATAGCCAAAGCGATAGAGGGGGCTTTAGGCGTTAAACTGCTCTCTGCTGATATCTACTTTATCGACTTCCTCCCATCAGAGTTACACCTCGTTGACGTTGGGGTGGTGTTATTGTTAGCGCTGGTCATGAGTTTAATTGCGACACTTTATCCTGCTTGGAAAGCGAGTCAAACACCGCCTGCAAGCGCATTAGCCGGCCGCTAA
- a CDS encoding YdcF family protein — MSSAIVVLGAPNDSDGNLSVMALSRCDLAYTYFSQKNHLKIICTGGVGAHFNTTSTPHAQYLKNYLMSKGVPQINFLPLVESRFTFEDALLAREVIEEHKITSLVIVTSEFHLPRAKLVFSTIFPQITFHYLAATTPLSDDELLKLEKHERDVMERERRNLSTLLR, encoded by the coding sequence GTGAGTAGTGCGATTGTTGTTTTGGGAGCGCCAAATGATAGTGATGGCAACTTGTCTGTGATGGCACTCTCTCGATGCGATCTCGCATACACCTATTTTTCTCAAAAAAACCACCTCAAAATTATCTGCACTGGTGGGGTTGGCGCTCATTTCAATACCACTTCAACTCCCCATGCACAGTACTTGAAAAATTATTTGATGAGTAAAGGGGTACCACAGATAAATTTTCTTCCCCTTGTCGAGAGCCGATTTACCTTTGAAGATGCACTACTGGCTCGAGAGGTTATTGAAGAGCATAAAATTACCTCTCTAGTTATAGTGACATCAGAGTTTCATCTTCCCCGAGCCAAATTAGTGTTTAGCACGATTTTCCCACAAATCACGTTCCACTACTTGGCGGCAACGACGCCACTTTCTGATGATGAACTGCTTAAACTTGAAAAGCATGAGAGGGATGTGATGGAAAGGGAGAGGCGTAATCTGAGTACTTTGCTAAGGTAA
- a CDS encoding DUF2062 domain-containing protein: MPKKIIERFMPKPETLQNHKHLRMFGKLLHNPNLWSLNRRSAPAAFAVGLFVAWIPMPFQMVLAAALAIIFNCNLPVSVALVWITNPITMPFMFYAAYMLGAKLLNHPPQNFAFEATWVWIESSISTIGPPFLLGCIVMGAIFSIVGFFLIRTLWKYSILLKWDRRKS, from the coding sequence ATGCCAAAAAAAATCATTGAAAGATTTATGCCTAAGCCTGAAACGCTGCAAAATCATAAGCATTTGCGGATGTTCGGCAAATTATTACATAATCCCAATTTATGGAGTCTTAACAGACGTTCGGCTCCAGCAGCCTTTGCCGTCGGCCTTTTTGTTGCTTGGATCCCCATGCCATTTCAGATGGTACTGGCAGCCGCTCTAGCCATCATTTTTAACTGTAACCTGCCGGTATCTGTCGCATTAGTGTGGATTACGAACCCAATCACTATGCCATTTATGTTTTATGCCGCTTATATGTTAGGGGCTAAGCTCCTTAACCACCCACCGCAAAACTTTGCTTTTGAAGCCACATGGGTGTGGATAGAGTCATCAATATCCACCATAGGCCCACCTTTTCTACTGGGCTGTATTGTAATGGGTGCAATATTTTCAATAGTGGGTTTTTTCTTAATAAGAACCCTATGGAAGTACTCAATTCTACTGAAATGGGATAGACGAAAAAGCTAA
- a CDS encoding DNA internalization-related competence protein ComEC/Rec2, which produces MNRFMFGFCVTILSAMLWPSLPTAQLTPILVVIGVLILKRAPLISGVVLAVAWSAFYAQLVLSWDDQSIDLGQPVTGEIISLVNQNSDWVSMDFRLLDHNSTNSWPKKIRLSWKKAPKLAQGEIWELVIKPKPITSVLNQGGYNQQKLLLSRHIISKGNVISGERIKASDSLRNKLLQTLKPTLETLANGDLILALLLGDRSLLDAERWHALRVTGAGHLVAISGLHLSVVGAWVFVTLSKFLNLISPCVGRRNLMLAAASSAVACCIYAYLAGFALPTIRALTMLLLLVFLTLLNRYSSSWERLLFALFLILVIDPFSCLSAGFWLSFSALSIILLTLQARPIPVADEPSSLHKRVWLKLSLFWAIQWRLSLGLGLLQAVLFGGLTLYGILFNFIFVPWFSLLVIPAAIFTFVIWGLGLTAGFNLSVLFELVDKTLWPVTQALDLFVVLPGAWLPISDHMMLALFFLLCGSWLMAKLKSVQWKIISSLLLLPFILSLMFRWGLASKNHWQVHLLDVGQGLSVVIERGQHGLIYDTGARYGRTFSYAERVVVPFIRARGITEVDYLVLSHSDNDHAGGASTLISTFPEVELVTDIPEYASVNCRPKTIIWQRLRVEILAPRVVEKGNNGSCVVKVSDEYHQVLLTGDIESRAEHALLSLGDKLNSELLVAPHHGSRTSSTSEFIRLVSPQLVLFPSGFNNRYGFPKPDVLRRYQDHGAEHLISGRQGQISVIFNREQRDIRTYRANLAPFWYNRLFEFGQNDNPE; this is translated from the coding sequence ATGAATCGATTTATGTTTGGTTTTTGCGTCACAATACTCTCAGCCATGTTGTGGCCTTCATTGCCGACAGCTCAACTTACCCCCATTTTAGTTGTAATAGGGGTTCTGATATTAAAGCGTGCGCCATTAATCTCAGGTGTCGTCTTGGCTGTTGCATGGAGTGCGTTTTATGCGCAGCTGGTATTAAGCTGGGATGATCAAAGTATAGACCTTGGCCAGCCTGTAACTGGCGAAATCATATCACTAGTAAATCAAAACAGCGACTGGGTTAGTATGGATTTTCGGCTGTTGGATCATAATTCGACAAACTCTTGGCCAAAAAAAATACGTTTGAGTTGGAAAAAAGCCCCTAAATTGGCGCAAGGTGAGATCTGGGAGCTGGTGATTAAGCCAAAGCCTATCACCAGTGTGTTGAATCAAGGTGGGTATAATCAACAGAAATTACTTCTTAGTCGTCATATCATCAGCAAAGGTAACGTTATATCTGGTGAGCGAATTAAGGCAAGTGATTCTTTGCGTAACAAGCTCTTACAAACACTCAAACCCACCTTAGAAACATTGGCTAATGGCGATCTTATCTTAGCATTACTGCTAGGGGATAGGAGCTTGTTGGATGCAGAGCGTTGGCACGCCCTCAGAGTGACGGGAGCGGGGCATCTGGTGGCAATCTCCGGTCTGCACCTCTCGGTTGTTGGAGCTTGGGTGTTTGTCACCTTATCTAAGTTTCTTAATCTGATATCTCCTTGTGTTGGGCGACGGAATTTGATGTTGGCTGCGGCTTCATCTGCTGTAGCGTGCTGTATTTATGCCTACCTTGCAGGGTTTGCACTACCAACGATTCGCGCTTTAACTATGCTATTGTTATTGGTTTTTTTGACGCTGTTAAACCGATATTCATCTTCTTGGGAGCGCTTGTTGTTTGCGCTTTTTCTGATATTAGTTATCGACCCCTTCAGTTGTTTAAGTGCAGGTTTTTGGCTGTCATTTTCTGCATTATCAATTATTTTACTGACGCTACAGGCTCGTCCCATACCTGTTGCTGATGAGCCTAGCTCCCTGCACAAGAGAGTGTGGCTTAAGTTAAGTCTTTTCTGGGCCATACAGTGGCGATTAAGCCTTGGACTGGGTTTATTGCAGGCAGTGCTTTTTGGTGGTCTGACTCTTTATGGGATCCTATTTAATTTTATATTTGTTCCTTGGTTTAGTTTGCTGGTTATTCCTGCCGCTATTTTCACTTTCGTTATCTGGGGGTTAGGTTTAACAGCTGGATTTAATCTGTCCGTCTTGTTTGAATTGGTCGATAAAACTTTATGGCCTGTTACCCAAGCCTTAGATTTGTTTGTTGTTTTACCTGGTGCTTGGTTACCTATTTCAGATCACATGATGTTGGCGCTGTTCTTTCTTCTGTGCGGATCATGGCTTATGGCAAAGCTGAAAAGTGTGCAGTGGAAGATTATCTCTTCACTCTTGCTTCTACCATTTATCCTTTCGTTAATGTTTAGATGGGGATTGGCCTCAAAGAATCACTGGCAAGTGCACCTGCTCGATGTTGGTCAAGGTCTCAGTGTCGTTATAGAGAGGGGACAACATGGATTAATTTATGACACTGGAGCCCGATATGGTCGGACGTTTAGCTATGCAGAAAGAGTCGTGGTGCCCTTTATTCGAGCCAGAGGCATTACTGAGGTTGATTATCTTGTATTGAGTCATAGCGATAACGATCATGCTGGTGGCGCCTCAACGCTTATCTCTACTTTTCCAGAGGTTGAATTAGTGACAGACATCCCTGAGTATGCCAGCGTCAATTGCAGACCTAAAACCATTATATGGCAGAGATTAAGAGTTGAGATCTTGGCGCCTCGTGTTGTTGAGAAGGGGAATAATGGCTCCTGTGTCGTGAAAGTCAGCGATGAGTATCATCAAGTCTTATTAACTGGTGATATAGAGAGTAGGGCAGAGCACGCCTTACTGAGCCTAGGCGATAAGCTCAACAGTGAACTGCTTGTGGCGCCACATCATGGTAGCAGAACCTCCTCAACCTCTGAGTTTATCAGGTTGGTTTCTCCTCAGTTAGTGCTCTTCCCTTCAGGGTTTAATAATCGTTACGGCTTCCCTAAGCCTGATGTCTTACGTCGCTATCAGGACCATGGAGCAGAGCACCTTATTTCGGGACGACAGGGGCAGATCAGTGTGATTTTTAATCGAGAACAGCGTGATATTCGAACATACCGGGCCAATTTAGCCCCTTTTTGGTACAACCGATTGTTTGAATTTGGTCAGAATGATAATCCAGAGTAG
- the msbA gene encoding lipid A export permease/ATP-binding protein MsbA has protein sequence MTTSSNQEVWTVFKRLMVYIKPLKGVFFLAVVGLVLYGLVDMTFIAVIKPFIDGGFGGQASQIPSAANGLDLGTTDGFNSSSDVLMMAPFVVIGLFTLRGLANFLSTYCVSYMSARLIMDMRQHVFDHYLTLPVSYMDRENTGSLISRVTYDTEQIARATGSALITMVRDSITVVGMLTVMFYYSWKLSLCILIIGPIIGVIITVVSRRFRKVSKRIQTAMGGVTAATEQMITGHKNVLSFGGQEVESQRFGVVNEQNRYQTMKLAMAQSVSQPLVMVIGSFALAFVLYAASFESLQSELTAGTFATILGAMLAMLNPIKSLTRVNAEFQRGIAACTTVFELLDIEPEKDEGKHTVERVKGNLSFNHVSFRYPEQEGLALDNIDFSVKQGQTIALVGRSGSGKSTIASLITRFYTGLSEGEIVLDGVSIDDYTLECLRSQVALVSQQVTLFNDSIANNIAYAYSGEVSREQIIEAARSAHAMEFIELLPDGLDTQIGENGVMLSGGQRQRIAIARAILRNSPVLILDEATSALDTESEKAIQQGLDNLRLNRTSIVIAHRLSTIEAADQILVIDQGKVVERGNHASLLEQEGVYSNLYQMQFGS, from the coding sequence ATGACAACATCTTCCAATCAAGAAGTCTGGACAGTATTTAAGCGTTTGATGGTGTATATCAAACCGCTTAAAGGTGTGTTTTTTCTGGCGGTAGTAGGCTTAGTGCTTTATGGCCTGGTCGATATGACATTTATTGCCGTAATTAAGCCCTTTATCGATGGCGGGTTTGGTGGACAAGCGAGCCAAATTCCCTCCGCGGCCAATGGATTAGATTTAGGTACAACTGATGGGTTTAACTCATCAAGCGATGTGCTTATGATGGCACCTTTTGTCGTTATTGGCCTGTTTACATTGCGTGGTTTGGCAAATTTCCTGTCGACTTACTGTGTTTCGTACATGAGCGCTAGGCTCATTATGGATATGCGTCAGCATGTGTTTGATCACTATCTTACGTTGCCAGTTAGTTACATGGATAGAGAAAATACCGGCAGTTTAATCTCTCGGGTAACCTATGATACAGAGCAGATTGCCCGTGCGACTGGCAGCGCCTTGATCACTATGGTACGTGATAGCATCACAGTTGTGGGTATGTTGACCGTGATGTTTTACTACTCTTGGAAACTCTCCCTGTGTATCTTGATTATCGGTCCTATTATCGGTGTGATTATTACGGTTGTTAGCCGACGTTTTCGTAAGGTCTCTAAACGAATTCAAACCGCAATGGGTGGTGTTACCGCGGCTACGGAGCAGATGATCACAGGGCATAAGAATGTGCTCTCTTTTGGTGGTCAAGAGGTTGAGTCTCAACGTTTTGGCGTCGTTAATGAACAGAACCGTTACCAAACCATGAAGCTTGCCATGGCGCAATCAGTCAGTCAGCCATTAGTGATGGTGATTGGCTCATTTGCCTTAGCGTTTGTTCTGTATGCAGCCAGTTTTGAAAGCTTACAATCTGAGCTAACCGCGGGAACCTTTGCCACGATTTTAGGTGCCATGTTGGCGATGCTAAATCCTATTAAAAGTCTGACTCGCGTGAATGCTGAATTTCAACGTGGTATCGCAGCCTGTACTACGGTTTTTGAACTTTTGGATATTGAACCTGAAAAGGATGAAGGCAAACATACTGTGGAGAGAGTGAAGGGGAATTTGAGTTTTAATCATGTCTCTTTTCGCTATCCTGAGCAGGAAGGCCTTGCACTCGATAACATAGACTTTTCTGTCAAGCAGGGTCAAACCATCGCTTTGGTGGGTCGTTCTGGTTCAGGCAAGTCTACCATTGCCAGTTTAATCACACGTTTCTATACCGGTTTGAGTGAGGGCGAAATAGTGCTCGACGGTGTCAGTATTGACGATTACACCTTAGAGTGTCTTCGAAGCCAGGTGGCTCTGGTGTCTCAGCAGGTGACACTATTTAATGATTCCATCGCCAATAACATCGCTTATGCTTATTCTGGCGAGGTGAGTCGTGAGCAGATTATTGAAGCGGCGCGCTCCGCCCATGCAATGGAGTTTATTGAGTTACTCCCCGATGGTTTAGACACTCAAATTGGTGAAAATGGAGTGATGTTATCCGGTGGCCAGAGACAGAGAATTGCGATAGCCAGAGCGATACTGCGTAACTCTCCTGTACTTATCTTAGATGAAGCCACATCTGCCCTAGACACTGAATCGGAGAAGGCGATTCAGCAAGGGTTAGATAACTTGAGACTCAACAGAACATCCATCGTTATTGCTCATCGATTGTCGACGATTGAGGCGGCGGATCAAATCCTTGTGATTGACCAAGGTAAAGTTGTTGAGCGTGGTAACCATGCTAGTCTGCTTGAGCAAGAGGGAGTCTACTCTAACCTTTATCAGATGCAGTTTGGCAGCTAA
- the lpxK gene encoding tetraacyldisaccharide 4'-kinase yields MQDFVNRLWYPKADDCIGYRGIKWLLTPLSLLFWCVSSLRRLLFKLGIKAAVSLPVPVIVVGNITVGGSGKTPTVIYLIELLRAQGLNPGVVSRGYGVKIDGVKIVEPHLGADSVGDEPAMIVARTQVPMVIGSDRVSAAKCLIERFDVDIIISDDGLQHYKMARDVELLILDGERRFGNELLLPAGPLRELTGRQKTVDFTIVNGEAKEGEFQMILEPTRFIPVSPRSELVFEPVEHVVAIAGIGNPERFFTTLAQSGVEVIKTKAFEDHQKFSLTQITQVTGNSPVLMTEKDAVKCRDFAKENWWYLAVDAKLAENFDQRLMDKVRQVIAVKQGNRDVV; encoded by the coding sequence ATGCAGGATTTTGTTAATAGACTCTGGTATCCGAAAGCCGATGATTGTATCGGCTACAGAGGGATAAAGTGGTTACTTACTCCACTTAGTTTGTTGTTTTGGTGTGTCAGTAGCCTTCGTAGGCTGCTGTTTAAGCTTGGTATCAAGGCCGCAGTGTCTCTTCCTGTTCCTGTGATTGTTGTGGGCAATATTACGGTGGGGGGCAGCGGTAAAACGCCTACCGTTATCTACCTTATTGAACTCCTGCGTGCCCAGGGATTAAATCCAGGTGTAGTCAGTCGAGGTTATGGGGTTAAGATTGACGGCGTTAAAATCGTTGAGCCTCACTTAGGCGCTGATAGTGTGGGTGATGAGCCTGCTATGATAGTGGCCAGAACTCAGGTTCCTATGGTGATAGGCAGCGATCGCGTTAGTGCTGCTAAGTGTTTAATTGAGCGTTTTGATGTTGATATCATTATTAGTGATGATGGCCTTCAGCATTATAAAATGGCGCGGGATGTTGAGTTACTTATTCTTGATGGTGAGAGACGTTTTGGAAATGAGTTGCTGTTGCCGGCAGGTCCTCTTAGGGAGTTGACAGGCAGACAAAAAACAGTGGATTTCACCATAGTGAACGGTGAAGCGAAAGAGGGCGAGTTCCAGATGATACTTGAGCCAACCCGCTTTATACCTGTATCTCCCCGTTCTGAGTTGGTTTTTGAGCCCGTTGAGCATGTTGTCGCTATTGCGGGGATCGGGAATCCTGAGCGGTTTTTTACCACTTTAGCTCAATCAGGTGTTGAGGTGATAAAAACCAAGGCGTTTGAAGATCATCAAAAATTCAGCTTAACGCAGATAACTCAAGTTACCGGAAACTCTCCTGTGTTGATGACTGAAAAAGATGCGGTTAAATGTCGCGATTTTGCAAAAGAAAACTGGTGGTATTTGGCTGTAGATGCCAAGCTAGCAGAAAATTTTGATCAGCGACTGATGGATAAAGTTCGTCAGGTTATCGCTGTTAAACAAGGAAATAGAGATGTCGTTTGA
- a CDS encoding Trm112 family protein has product MSFDKKLLEIVACPVCKGKLDYDKAKQQLICKLDRLAYPINDGIPVLLENKAESWEEA; this is encoded by the coding sequence ATGTCGTTTGATAAAAAGTTATTAGAGATCGTCGCTTGCCCTGTGTGTAAAGGGAAATTAGATTACGATAAAGCGAAACAGCAACTGATCTGTAAGCTTGACCGCTTAGCTTACCCGATAAATGATGGGATCCCTGTTCTTCTTGAGAATAAAGCTGAGAGTTGGGAAGAAGCCTAA
- a CDS encoding lipopolysaccharide kinase InaA family protein: MPNQTFRSLVDTVLNDNKGERVVRFEHLGQVYWLKQAEKLTGAMRFLKANPKTAIQTEIETLTQLAKQGAQVPELVCFDDNFLVVADVGKTLSEWIVNPEVDQAKRLRILTDSGEALAKLHRLGLAHGRPALRDISWHDGKISFIDFEASQNSKDITYQQRRDILVYIHSLYRYLGPNHEMITPVIKAYRDAGGEHIWQEAKAWIAPWQFLYYALYPLKDIGGKDLRPIYWLLWHFKQVN; encoded by the coding sequence GTGCCTAATCAGACCTTCAGATCTCTCGTTGATACAGTATTGAATGACAATAAGGGCGAGAGGGTTGTACGATTTGAACATCTTGGGCAGGTGTATTGGCTAAAGCAAGCGGAAAAGTTAACCGGTGCCATGCGTTTTTTAAAGGCCAATCCCAAAACTGCGATTCAAACTGAAATTGAGACATTAACTCAACTGGCTAAACAGGGAGCTCAGGTTCCCGAGCTTGTCTGTTTCGATGATAACTTTCTTGTTGTTGCCGATGTGGGCAAAACACTCAGTGAGTGGATAGTAAATCCTGAGGTTGATCAGGCAAAGCGCTTGAGAATCTTGACTGACAGTGGTGAAGCTTTAGCTAAACTTCACCGCTTAGGTCTAGCCCATGGTCGACCAGCATTAAGGGATATTAGCTGGCACGATGGCAAGATCAGTTTTATCGATTTTGAAGCAAGTCAGAACAGCAAAGATATTACCTATCAACAGAGGCGGGATATACTTGTTTATATTCATAGCCTTTACCGCTACCTAGGCCCTAACCATGAGATGATAACGCCGGTGATAAAGGCTTATCGTGACGCCGGAGGTGAGCATATTTGGCAAGAAGCTAAAGCTTGGATAGCTCCTTGGCAATTTCTCTATTACGCCTTGTATCCGTTAAAAGATATTGGAGGCAAAGATCTTCGTCCCATCTATTGGTTGCTGTGGCATTTTAAGCAAGTTAATTAA
- the atcJ gene encoding cold adaptation protein ActJcold adaptation protein ActJ produces MINHFSVLGIKASANEDDIKKAYKRLANRFHPDKLLGASDEDKQQAEVQLQRVKQAYEVLSNPKLKSAFVKDFNNVIVTDPAAAMRELWDQFYS; encoded by the coding sequence ATGATTAACCACTTTAGCGTGCTTGGCATTAAGGCAAGTGCAAATGAAGATGATATTAAGAAAGCATACAAACGTTTAGCAAACCGATTCCATCCGGATAAACTACTCGGTGCATCCGATGAAGATAAGCAGCAAGCTGAGGTACAACTTCAGCGAGTAAAGCAAGCTTATGAAGTGCTGTCTAACCCTAAACTTAAAAGCGCTTTTGTTAAAGACTTCAATAATGTCATTGTGACCGACCCTGCTGCCGCTATGCGCGAGCTGTGGGATCAATTTTATTCTTAA